CTGTCGAGCCTCACGGCCAATGCCCTCTCCGAGCTCGGCATGTCGAAGAAGGAGACCGAGCGGTGCAAGAACTTCTTCGCCCTCGGAATCATGTACTGGCTCTACGATCGCCCGCTCGATCCGACCCTCGACTGGATCGGCAAGAAGTTCGGCAAGAACCCCACGGTGCAGAACGCCAACACCATGGCGCTGAAGGCCGGCTACAACTACGCCGATACCACCGAGATCTTCAACGAGCACTATCGCGTGAAGAAGGCCGAGCTGCAGCCGGGCTTCTACCGCAACATCACGGGCAATGAGGCCACGGCGCTGGGCTTCGTGGCCGCCGCGCAGATCGCGGGGCTGCCGCTGTTCTACGGCAGCTACCCCATCACGCCGGCCAGCGACATCCTCCACGAGCTCTCGAAGCTGCGCCACTTCGGCATCCGCACCTTCCAGGCGGAAGACGAGATCGCCGCCATCACCGCCACCATCGGCGCCGCCTTCACGGGCAGCATCGGCCTGACCGGCACGAGCGGTCCGGGCGTGGCGCTGAAGTCTGAGGCCATCGGTCTCGCCGTGATGACCGAGCTCCCCCTCGTCATCATCGACGTGCAGCGCGGCGGACCGAGCACGGGCCTGCCCACCAAGACCGAGCAGGCCGACCTGCTCCAGGCCATGTTCGGGCGCAACGGCGAGTGCCCCGTTGCCGTGATCGCGCCTGGCACGCCAGGCGAGTGCTTCTCGATGGCCATCGAGGCGGTTCGCATCGCCGTCACGCACATGCTGCCCGTGTTCTTCCTCTCCGACGGCTATCTCGCCAACGGCGCCGAGCCGTGGAAGGTGCCCGCCGTCTCCGACCTCCCCAAGATCAACGTCACGTTCGCCACGGGGCCGAATCATGAGAAGGGCTACATGCCGTTCCTGCGCAACCCCGAAACGCTGGCACGCCCCTGGGCCATCCCCGGAACGCCAGGGCTCGAGCACCGCATCGGCGGCATCGAGAAGGCCGACGTCACGGGCAACGTGAGCTACGACCCCGCAAACCATGAGCACATGGTGCGCACCCGCGCCGAGAAGGTGGCCCGCATCGCCAACGACGTTCCCGACGTCGAGGTGTTCGGTGACGCCGAGGGCGACCTGCTCATCGTGGGCTGGGGCGGCACGCACGGCGCCATCACGTCCGCGGTCGAGAAGGCGCGCAAGCAGGGCAAGAAGGTGTCGAGCATCCACCTGCGCTACATCAATCCGTTCCCCAAGAACCTGGGCGACGTGCTGAAGCGCTTCAAGAAGGTGATGGTCGCCGAGCTCAACCTCGGTCAGCTCAACCTGCTGATTCGCAGCCGCTTCGTCATCGACACGGTGGGCCTCAACAAGGTGCAGGGCAAGCCGTTCAAGATTTCCGAGATTCTCAAGAAGATCGACGAGGTGCTCTCATGACCCAGACCATTCAGACCAACGGCACCGCCACCAACGGCGGCGGAGCAGCCCCCCTCACCAAGAAGGACTTCATCAGCGACCAAGAGGTTCGCTGGTGCCCGGGCTGCGGCGACTACGCCATCCTCGCGCAGGTGCAGAAGATCATGCCCGAGCTCGGGGTGCCTCGTGAAGAC
This portion of the Pseudomonadota bacterium genome encodes:
- a CDS encoding 2-oxoacid:acceptor oxidoreductase subunit alpha — encoded protein: MTTITETAPPPVIELDDVTIRFAGDSGDGIQLTGQQFTVTTAISGNDLSTLPDFPAEIRAPAGSLPGVSGFQINFSSHDIRTPGDEPNVLVAMNPAALKVNIGDLEPGGLLVVNEDAFTSGNLEKAAYKVNPLEDGSLSGYRVIRVPLSSLTANALSELGMSKKETERCKNFFALGIMYWLYDRPLDPTLDWIGKKFGKNPTVQNANTMALKAGYNYADTTEIFNEHYRVKKAELQPGFYRNITGNEATALGFVAAAQIAGLPLFYGSYPITPASDILHELSKLRHFGIRTFQAEDEIAAITATIGAAFTGSIGLTGTSGPGVALKSEAIGLAVMTELPLVIIDVQRGGPSTGLPTKTEQADLLQAMFGRNGECPVAVIAPGTPGECFSMAIEAVRIAVTHMLPVFFLSDGYLANGAEPWKVPAVSDLPKINVTFATGPNHEKGYMPFLRNPETLARPWAIPGTPGLEHRIGGIEKADVTGNVSYDPANHEHMVRTRAEKVARIANDVPDVEVFGDAEGDLLIVGWGGTHGAITSAVEKARKQGKKVSSIHLRYINPFPKNLGDVLKRFKKVMVAELNLGQLNLLIRSRFVIDTVGLNKVQGKPFKISEILKKIDEVLS